A stretch of DNA from Firmicutes bacterium CAG:345:
AATTAAACATTGGAGGTAATTATGGATCCTTGGCGTGATAAACCTTTGGAAAAAAGACCAAAGAATGAAAGAAAATTTTCTTTGAAAGATCCGGTCGATAGAAGAATTTTTTTGCTTATCGGAAGTTTTGCCTTGGGATTATTAATTATTATAATTGTACTCCTCTGTGTATTTTTTATTAGATAGGAGAAAGATATGTCAACAATGCCTTTTAACCCCAAAGAAGCCAATAAATTGTTTAAAGATTTATTAAAAGAGATTAAGGAAAATCAAGTTATTGTCATTTATCGTCATACTCTTCCAGATTTTGATGCCTTGGGCACTCAAATGGGTTTAGTATATTGGATTAAGGATAATTTTCCTGAAAAAGAAGTTCATTATGTTGGGGAAGGACATGATAAATTCATTCCTTCATTATTTCCTCAACCTGAAGTATTAGAAAACAAATGGTATCAGGACCATGCTAAAAAGTTTTTGGCAATTGTTGTTGATACTGGCTCTTTAGAAAGAATTTCTGAAAATAATATTCAATTTGCTTCCAAAATTATTAAAATAGACCATCATCCTAATGTTGAACCTTATGGCAATATGAATATTGTTTATGATATGTTAGGATCTTGTGCTGAATTAGTTGCTTTATTCTGTGAAGTTTTTGCTAATAAATATATTGTTTCTAAACAGGCTGCAGAATATTTCTATATTGGTATTGTTGGAGATACAGGACGTTTTCAATATCACGATACCCGCGGTATGACTTTGCGTTTAGCCGCTGATTTGCTTGATACAGGAATTGATATCGATAGCATTTATTCTAGAATGTATTTAAGCACATTTAATTCGTTAGAATTTTTAAAATTTGTCTTAAATACATATAAAAGAACTGAAAGTGGAATTTGCTATTATGTTGTCAGCGCTCAAAATCAAAAAGATTTGGGAATATCGATGAATGAAGGAAAATTACATATCAATACTTTCCGAAACGTTCAGGGTGTTGAAATTTGCATTTCAGTAACTGAAGATGAAGCAAAGGGAAACTGGAGAGTATCTTTAAGATCCACAAGAGTAAAAATCGGTGGTGTTGCAAGTCAATTTGAAGGTGGCGGACACGATTTTGCTTCTGGTTGCAAATTAGCAACTTTAGATGATTTACCAAAGCTTATCAATGCTTTGGAGAAAGCGATAGAAGAACAAAAAAATGTTGGAACTAAATAATATATCAATGCAATTTGGGGGTAGAACCCTTTTTAAAGATGTCAATATTACTTTTAATAAAAATGAATGCTACGGATTGATTGGCGCCAATGGTGCTGGTAAAAGTACATTGCTTAGAATTATTTCAGGCGATTTAGAACCTACTACTGGTTCAATTAGTTTGACTGGAGGTGAAAGACTTTCGGTCTTAAAACAAAATCACAATGCTTATAATGATAAAACAGTTTTAGAAACTGTTCTTATGGGCTATCCTGAATTAATAGAAATAAGAAATGAAAAAGATGCTATTTATGCTAAACCAGATTTTTCTGAAGAAGATGGTATAAAAGCCGGAGAATTAGAAGAAAAATTTGCTGCTATGGATGGTTGGAATGCTGAAAGCAATGCTAAAATTCTTTTGACTTCTTTAGGAGTTGAAGAAAGTCTTCATGATTTAGTAATGGCCGATGTCGATGCTAAAATTAAAGTTAAAGTCTTATTGGCTCAAGCTTTATTTGGCAATCCTGATATTTTAGTACTTGATGAACCTACTAATAATCTTGATGCTAAAGCTGCTATGTGGCTTGAAGATTTCTTAGCTGAATTTGAAAATACAATTATTGTAGTCAGCCATGACCGTTATTTTCTCAATAAAGTTTGCACAAGAATTCTTGATGTTGACTTTGGAAAAATAACTTCTTATGTCGGTAACTATGATTTCTTTTCTCAATCTTCTAAACTCATTCAAAAACAAATGAAAGATAGCAATATGAAGAAAGAACAACGAATAAAAGAATTGGAAGATTTCATTCGTCGTTTTGGTGCTAATGCTTCTAAATCAAAACAAGCTACTTCGCGTAAAAAATTGTTAGAAAAAATTACTTTAGATGATATTATTCCTTCATCGAGAAGATCTCCATTTATTGATTTCCGTTTTGAAAGAGATTTAGGAAATGATGTTCTT
This window harbors:
- a CDS encoding unknown (no significant homology to UniProt) — protein: MDPWRDKPLEKRPKNERKFSLKDPVDRRIFLLIGSFALGLLIIIIVLLCVFFIR
- a CDS encoding dHHA1 domain protein (product inferred by homology to UniProt), translated to MSTMPFNPKEANKLFKDLLKEIKENQVIVIYRHTLPDFDALGTQMGLVYWIKDNFPEKEVHYVGEGHDKFIPSLFPQPEVLENKWYQDHAKKFLAIVVDTGSLERISENNIQFASKIIKIDHHPNVEPYGNMNIVYDMLGSCAELVALFCEVFANKYIVSKQAAEYFYIGIVGDTGRFQYHDTRGMTLRLAADLLDTGIDIDSIYSRMYLSTFNSLEFLKFVLNTYKRTESGICYYVVSAQNQKDLGISMNEGKLHINTFRNVQGVEICISVTEDEAKGNWRVSLRSTRVKIGGVASQFEGGGHDFASGCKLATLDDLPKLINALEKAIEEQKNVGTK
- a CDS encoding putative ABC transporter ATP-binding protein (product inferred by homology to UniProt), which codes for MLELNNISMQFGGRTLFKDVNITFNKNECYGLIGANGAGKSTLLRIISGDLEPTTGSISLTGGERLSVLKQNHNAYNDKTVLETVLMGYPELIEIRNEKDAIYAKPDFSEEDGIKAGELEEKFAAMDGWNAESNAKILLTSLGVEESLHDLVMADVDAKIKVKVLLAQALFGNPDILVLDEPTNNLDAKAAMWLEDFLAEFENTIIVVSHDRYFLNKVCTRILDVDFGKITSYVGNYDFFSQSSKLIQKQMKDSNMKKEQRIKELEDFIRRFGANASKSKQATSRKKLLEKITLDDIIPSSRRSPFIDFRFERDLGNDVLEVHDLTVNGLFKNLNFIMRRGDKIAFIANNSNVTTALFDVLAGKRTPDSGSFKYGITITPMYFPADLKEYEGLDMSLVDYLRPFSSDPLESYIRGFLGRMLFTGEESLKPVKVLSGGEKVRLKLTEMMMKPGNLAIFDDPTNHLDLESIDSLNTALTSYRGVILFTSHDHQLLQSVANRIIYIKSEDEVIDKMTTYNDFFGLD